A region from the Vicia villosa cultivar HV-30 ecotype Madison, WI linkage group LG3, Vvil1.0, whole genome shotgun sequence genome encodes:
- the LOC131661838 gene encoding DELLA protein 1-like has protein sequence MKRDRQETSAGGGVNSNNNNNSNSSISNNISNNFVSVRGESSSMQNNSFNSTNGKQSLWREEKENSGGMDELLAALGYKVRSSDMLDVAQKLEQLEMVMGSAQEEGINHLASDTVHYDPTDLYSWVQTMLTELNPSTDSQINDPLDASSSIFNDNSQYDLSVIPGMAAYPPQSVTQNNESEDSNSNKRLRTWGSETESEDIFLPAVALSPPAETTRPVVLVDSQETGVHLIHTMMACADAIQRDDLKIADRLVKNIGILASSQTGAMGKVASYFAQALYRRIYRVSPDETLDSSLSDALHMHFYESSPYLKFAHFTANQAILEAFAGAGSVHVIDFGLKQGMQWPALMQALALRPGGPPIFRLTGIGPPQTGNTDALQQVGWKLAQLAQTIGVQFEFRGFVCSSLADLDPNMLEIRPGEAVAVNSVFELHTMLARPGSIDRVLNTVKKINPKIVTIVEQEANHNGPVFMDRFTEALHYYSSLFDSLEGSSNSNQPGSGSSSQDLLMSELYLGRQICNVVAYEGVDRVERHETLTQWRSRMGSAGFDPVHLGSNAFKQASTLLALFAGGDGYRVEENNGCLMLGWHTRSLIATSAWKLPLIESK, from the coding sequence ATGAAGAGAGATCGCCAAGAAACCTCTGCTGGAGGAGGTGtgaatagcaacaacaacaacaatagcaatagcagcatcagcaacaacattagcAACAACTTTGTTAGTGTACGAGGTGAATCTTCATCAATGCAGAACAACAGCTTCAACAGCACAAACGGGAAACAAAGTTTGTGGagggaagaaaaagaaaacagtGGCGGAATGGACGAGTTACTAGCGGCATTAGGTTACAAGGTTCGTTCTTCAGACATGCTTGACGTTGCTCAAAAGCTTGAACAGCTTGAGATGGTGATGGGTAGTgctcaagaagaaggaatcaaccACCTCGCTTCAGATACTGTTCACTACGACCCTACCGATCTATACTCATGGGTTCAAACCATGCTCACTGAACTCAACCCTTCCACCGATTCACAAATCAATGACCCTTTAGACGCTTCTTCTTCCATCTTCAACGATAACTCCCAGTATGATCTCAGTGTCATTCCTGGAATGGCCGCGTACCCACCTCAAAGCGTTACCCAGAACAACGAAAGCGAGGATTCTAACAGCAACAAGAGATTGAGGACATGGGGGAGTGAAACGGAGTCGGAAGATATTTTTCTGCCGGCGGTGGCGTTGTCTCCGCCGGCGGAGACTACGAGACCGGTGGTTCTCGTTGACTCGCAGGAAACTGGGGTTCATCTTATTCACACTATGATGGCATGCGCTGATGCGATTCAGCGTGATGATCTCAAGATTGCTGATAGACTGGTGAAGAATATTGGGATATTGGCTTCGTCGCAAACCGGAGCGATGGGGAAAGTCGCTTCGTATTTCGCACAAGCTCTCTATCGGAGAATCTACAGAGTTTCACCAGATGAAACTCTGGATTCGTCTTTATCTGATGCTCTTCACATGCACTTTTATGAGTCTTCTCCTTATCTGAAATTCGCTCACTTCACAGCGAATCAAGCTATTCTGGAAGCTTTTGCCGGTGCCGGAAGTGTTCACGTTATTGATTTTGGTCTCAAACAAGGGATGCAGTGGCCGGCGCTTATGCAAGCACTTGCATTACGTCCCGGTGGTCCACCAATTTTCCGGTTAACCGGAATCGGGCCACCGCAGACGGGTAACACCGATGCTTTACAGCAGGTGGGTTGGAAATTGGCTCAGCTTGCTCAGACCATTGGTGTTCAGTTCGAGTTTCGTGGATTCGTTTGCAGCAGTCTCGCGGATCTTGACCCGAATATGCTCGAGATCCGACCCGGTGAAGCTGTTGCTGTTAACTCTGTTTTCGAACTTCATACCATGTTGGCCCGACCCGGTTCCATTGATAGGGTTCTCAACACTGTTAAGAAGATTAACCCTAAGATTGTGACTATCGTGGAGCAAGAAGCGAATCACAATGGACCGGTTTTCATGGACCGGTTCACGGAGGCTCTGCATTATTACTCGAGTTTATTTGATTCTCTGGAGGGTTCTTCTAATTCGAACCAACCCGGGTCTGGTTCTTCGAGTCAGGATCTGTTGATGTCGGAGCTTTACTTGGGGAGGCAGATATGCAACGTGGTGGCTTATGAAGGTGTGGACCGAGTCGAGAGACACGAGACATTGACTCAGTGGAGGTCGAGAATGGGTTCAGCTGGATTCGACCCGGTTCATTTAGGTTCAAACGCGTTTAAGCAAGCGAgtactctgttggctttgttcGCCGGCGGTGATGGGTATAGGGTGGAGGAGAATAACGGGTGTCTTATGCTAGGGTGGCACACGAGGTCACTCATTGCTACCTCCGCGTGGAAGCTTCCACTCATTGAGTCCAAGTGA